One window from the genome of Balaenoptera musculus isolate JJ_BM4_2016_0621 chromosome 3, mBalMus1.pri.v3, whole genome shotgun sequence encodes:
- the HSPA9 gene encoding stress-70 protein, mitochondrial, protein MINASRAAVARLVGAAASRGPTAARHQDGWNGFSHEAFRIVSRRDYASEAIKGAVVGIDLGTTNSCVAVMEGKQAKVLENAEGARTTPSVVAFTADGERLVGMPAKRQAVTNPNNTFYATKRLIGRRYDDSEVQKDIKNVPFKIVRASNGDAWVEAHGKLYSPSQIGAFVLMKMKETAENYLGHTAKNAVITVPAYFNDSQRQATKDAGQISGLNVLRVINEPTAAALAYGLDKSEDKIIAVYDLGGGTFDISILEIQKGVFEVKSTNGDTFLGGEDFDQALLRHIVKEFKRETGVDLTKDNMALQRVREAAEKAKCELSSSVQTDINLPYLTMDASGPKHLNMKLTRAQFEGIVTDLIRRTIAPCQKAMQDAEVSKSDIGEVILVGGMTRMPKVQQTVQDLFGRAPSKAVNPDEAVAIGAAIQGGVLAGDVTDVLLLDVTPLSLGIETLGGVFTKLINRNTTIPTKKSQVFSTAADGQTQVEIKVCQGEREMAGDNKLLGQFTLIGIPPAPRGVPQIEVTFDIDANGIVHVSAKDKGTGREQQIVIQSSGGLSKDDIENMVKNAEKYAEEDRRKKERVEAVNMAEGIIHDTETKMEEFKDQLPADECHKLKEEISKMRELLARKDSETGQNIRQAASSLQQASLKLFEMAYKKMASEREGSGSSGTGEQKEDQKEEKQ, encoded by the exons gatggcTGGAATGGCTTTAGTCATGAAGCTTTTAGAATTGTTTCAAGGCGGGACTATGC ATCAGAAGCAATCAAGGGAGCAGTTGTTGGTATTGATTTGGGTACTACCAACTCCTGTGTGGCAGTTATGGAAGGTAAACAAGCAAAG GTGCTAGAGAATGCTGAAGGTGCCAGAACCACCCCTTCAGTTGTAGCCTTTACAGCAGATGGTGAGCGACTTGTTGGCATGCCGGCCAAGCGACAGGCTGTCACCAACCCGAACAACACATTCTATGCTACCAAGCGTCTCATTGGCCGGCGATATGATGACTCAGAAGTTCAAAAAGACAT taaaaatgttccttttaaaattgtcCGTGCCTCTAATGGTGATGCCTGGGTTGAAGCTCATGGAAAACTCTATTCCCCAAGTCAGATTGGAGCATTTGTGTTGATGAAGATGAAAGAGACTGCAG AAAATTACTTGGGGCATACAGCAAAAAATGCTGTGATCACCGTCCCAGCTTATTTCAATGACTCTCAGAGACAG gcCACTAAGGATGCTGGCCAGATATCTGGACTAAATGTGCTTCGGGTAATTAATGAACCCACAGCGGCTGCTCTGGCCTATGGTCTAGACAAATCAGAAGACAAAAT caTTGCCGTATATGATTTAGGTGGTGGAACTTTTGATATTTCCATACTGGAAATTCAGAAAGGAGTATTTGAGGTGAAATCCACCAATGGAGACACTTTTTTAGGTGGTGAAGACTTTGACCAGGCCTTGCTGCGTCACATTGTGAAGGAGTTCAAAAGAGAG ACAGGGGTTGATTTGACCAAAGACAACATGGCGCTTCAAAGGGTTCGGGAAGCCGCTGAGAAGGCCAAGTGTGAACTCTCTTCATCTGTGCAG ACTGACATCAATTTGCCATACCTTACAATGGATGCTTCTGGACCCAAGCATTTGAATATGAAGCTGACCCGGGCTCAGTTTGAGGGGATTGTTACTGATCTAATCAGAAGGACCATAGCTCCATGCCAGAAAGCCATGCAAGATGCAGAAGTCAGCAAAAGTGACATAGGAGAAGTGATTCTGGTTGGTGGCATGACTAGGATGCCCAAG GTTCAGCAGACTGTGCAGGATCTCTTTGGCCGAGCCCCAAGTAAAGCTGTCAATCCTGATGAGGCTGTGGCCATTGGAGCTGCCATTCAGGGAGGTGTGTTGGCTGGTGATGTCACAGATGTGCTACTCTTGGATGTCACTCCCCTGTCTCTGGGTATTGAGACTCTGGGAGGTGTCTTCACCAAGCTTATTAACAGGAACACCACTATTCCAACCAAGAAGAGCCAG GTGTTTTCTACAGCTGCTGATGGACAGACTCAAGTGGAGATTAAAGTGTGTCAGGGTGAGAGAGAGATGGCTGGAGACAACAAACTTCTTGGACAGTTTACTTTG ATTGGGATTCCCCCAGCCCCTCGTGGAGTCCCTCAGATTGAAGTTACATTTGACATTGATGCCAATGGGATTGTACATGTTTCTGCCAAAGATAAGGGTACAGGACGCGAGCAGCAGA TTGTGATCCAGTCTTCCGGTGGGTTAAGCAAAGATGATATTGAAAATATGGTTAAAAACGCAGAGAAGTATGCTGAGGAAGACCGGCGAAAGAAG gaaCGAGTTGAAGCAGTTAATATGGCTGAAGGAATCATTCATGACACAGAAACCAAGATGGAAGAATTCAAGGACCAATTGCCTGCTGATGAG tgccACAAGCTAAAAGAAGAGATTTCCAAAATGAGGGAGCTCCTCGCTCGAAAAGACAGTGAAACAGGACAAAACATAAGACAGGCAGCATCTTCCCTTCAGCAAGCATCACTGAAGCTCTTCGAAATGGCATACAAAAAG ATGGCATCTGAGCGGGAAGGCTCTGGAAGTTCTGGCACTGGGGAGCAAAAGGAAGatcagaaggaagagaaacagtAA